From Leptotrichia trevisanii DSM 22070, the proteins below share one genomic window:
- a CDS encoding type IV toxin-antitoxin system AbiEi family antitoxin domain-containing protein codes for MNIYCIDFSHETATYLQGLSTRMPLIYVMTVPVGDNVSRVKSTRDNIIFKYNKKDYYNIGRTSITNPFGRKIFSYDKKRTILDIIKNKNRVDADVFSEAMKLYFRDNDRDLLKMSKYVIYMNMEE; via the coding sequence TTGAATATATACTGCATTGATTTTTCCCATGAAACAGCAACTTACTTGCAAGGGTTATCTACTAGAATGCCACTCATTTATGTAATGACTGTTCCAGTCGGAGATAATGTGAGCAGAGTTAAATCAACAAGGGACAATATTATTTTTAAATACAACAAAAAAGATTATTATAACATTGGTAGGACAAGTATAACAAATCCTTTTGGTAGAAAAATTTTTAGCTATGATAAGAAAAGAACGATATTAGATATTATCAAAAACAAGAACAGAGTCGACGCTGATGTATTCAGCGAAGCTATGAAGTTGTATTTTAGAGATAATGACAGAGATTTATTAAAGATGTCTAAATACGTTATTTATATGAATATGGAAGAATAG
- a CDS encoding Abi family protein: MSRPFHTYEEQLEKLKSRRLIIDNDEEVIKILKRKNYYDIINGYKDYFIDIPATTAAGDDVYKEGTNFKDIDLLYEFDAEIRSIILKNILKLENIIKTKISYVFSKEKTQEFNYLNINNYDETKKENATRVIAEISNVIRNCMSQNYTGGRQISHYLDIHRNLPLWVLAKQLTFGNISYFYSSIEESLQKEICEEIAIEYKKEYDKTIIVDEKNMKKILRFINSIRNICAHNERLYNITVRINRNRIHRITHPHIDFTFRSKLFDVLIILKLFITRKEFQILAKEISNEIKKLGSNYSTKVFGDILNQTGIPIKWKRIIGDLLEWEEIDSKEENEKIEKFIYIKHGDEIDSLATISKIEEIYLKQEKDLTLKIAYGMKLIGYVFKLNMKKVTIENKKITEEDKDYIEILYEEKEVDKFEEENNFKGEIIKILNKK; this comes from the coding sequence ATGAGCAGACCATTTCATACATATGAAGAGCAATTGGAAAAGCTTAAAAGCCGTAGGTTAATAATTGATAATGATGAAGAAGTTATAAAAATTTTGAAGAGGAAAAACTATTATGATATTATAAATGGGTATAAAGATTATTTTATAGATATACCAGCTACAACAGCAGCTGGTGATGATGTGTATAAAGAAGGGACAAATTTTAAGGATATTGATCTTTTGTATGAATTTGATGCAGAAATTCGTTCTATTATTTTAAAGAATATTTTAAAACTTGAAAATATTATCAAAACAAAAATTTCTTATGTTTTTTCAAAGGAAAAAACACAGGAATTTAATTATTTAAATATCAATAATTACGATGAAACTAAAAAAGAAAATGCGACAAGAGTAATTGCTGAAATATCAAATGTTATAAGAAATTGTATGTCTCAAAATTATACTGGTGGAAGGCAAATATCTCATTATTTGGATATACATAGAAATTTGCCATTATGGGTGCTCGCAAAACAATTAACTTTTGGTAATATATCATATTTTTACTCTTCCATAGAAGAAAGTTTGCAAAAAGAAATATGTGAAGAAATAGCAATTGAATATAAAAAGGAATATGATAAAACTATTATTGTAGATGAAAAGAATATGAAAAAAATACTGAGATTTATAAATAGTATTAGAAATATATGTGCCCATAATGAAAGACTGTACAATATTACAGTAAGAATAAACAGAAATAGAATACATAGGATAACACATCCTCATATAGATTTTACTTTTCGTTCAAAATTATTTGATGTTTTAATAATTTTGAAGTTATTTATTACAAGAAAAGAGTTTCAAATATTAGCGAAGGAAATAAGTAATGAGATAAAAAAATTAGGATCAAATTATTCTACAAAAGTATTTGGCGATATATTAAACCAAACGGGAATTCCAATAAAATGGAAGAGAATTATAGGAGATTTATTGGAATGGGAAGAAATTGATTCAAAGGAAGAAAATGAGAAAATAGAAAAATTTATTTATATCAAACATGGAGATGAAATTGACAGCTTAGCAACTATATCAAAAATAGAAGAAATTTATTTAAAACAGGAAAAGGATTTGACTTTAAAAATAGCGTATGGTATGAAATTAATAGGTTATGTATTTAAGTTGAACATGAAAAAGGTTACCATTGAAAATAAAAAAATAACAGAAGAAGATAAAGATTATATAGAAATTTTATATGAAGAAAAAGAAGTTGATAAATTTGAAGAAGAAAATAATTTTAAAGGCGAGATAATAAAAATATTGAATAAAAAATGA
- a CDS encoding recombinase family protein, producing MKFGYARVSTAKQDLTRQIASLENTGCDEVYCDIQSGKNMKRAELQKILSKIRENDTFVVTDIDRLGRNFTEVTELYTKLKDMKVNIVVINQELLNHNVNNKKDEIVNVVVIPLLIYLAERERSTLIERINDGIKNMPLGKSGKRYSRKTGNVIGRPVKVLNLSKEEQHMLKRVRNKEISVKSFCRFMQISRSSYYKYYKNSYLD from the coding sequence ATGAAATTTGGATATGCAAGAGTAAGCACGGCAAAGCAGGATTTGACAAGGCAGATAGCATCGCTTGAAAATACTGGCTGCGATGAAGTTTATTGTGATATACAGAGCGGAAAAAATATGAAGAGGGCTGAACTGCAGAAAATTTTATCAAAAATTCGGGAAAATGATACGTTTGTTGTTACAGACATTGACAGGCTTGGGCGTAATTTTACGGAAGTTACTGAGCTTTATACAAAACTTAAAGATATGAAAGTTAATATTGTTGTAATTAATCAGGAACTTTTAAATCATAATGTGAATAACAAGAAAGATGAAATTGTAAATGTTGTTGTGATTCCGCTTCTGATATATTTGGCTGAAAGAGAACGAAGTACTTTGATTGAAAGAATAAATGACGGAATTAAAAATATGCCGCTTGGAAAATCAGGGAAAAGATACAGCAGGAAAACTGGAAATGTAATTGGACGGCCAGTCAAAGTTTTAAATCTTTCAAAAGAGGAACAGCATATGTTAAAACGAGTACGGAATAAGGAAATAAGCGTAAAAAGTTTTTGTAGATTTATGCAAATAAGTAGATCTTCGTATTATAAATATTACAAGAACAGTTATCTTGATTAA